The Methanobrevibacter sp. TMH8 genome contains a region encoding:
- a CDS encoding CDP-2,3-bis-(O-geranylgeranyl)-sn-glycerol synthase translates to MSDITAFIMTCLSAVYFIMPAYIANLSGLAFGGTTPVDLGRNFPDGKRIIGDGVTWKGLIFGTITGTLVGAIEGILIWDPVYGIVIGFLLSFGALLGDAVGSFIKRRIGIGRGKPAPILDQLDFIAGALILASLFTTITWETVSIIAVLTLIIHLISNIIAYLAGMKDVWY, encoded by the coding sequence ATGTCAGATATTACTGCTTTTATTATGACTTGCCTTAGTGCAGTTTACTTTATAATGCCCGCTTATATTGCAAATCTCAGTGGCCTTGCATTTGGAGGAACCACCCCTGTAGACCTTGGAAGAAACTTTCCAGATGGTAAAAGAATTATTGGTGATGGAGTAACTTGGAAAGGCCTTATTTTTGGAACAATTACTGGAACTCTAGTTGGAGCTATTGAAGGAATCTTAATTTGGGATCCTGTCTATGGAATAGTAATAGGATTTTTATTGAGTTTTGGTGCATTGTTAGGTGATGCAGTAGGTAGTTTTATTAAAAGAAGAATAGGTATAGGTAGAGGCAAACCTGCCCCTATATTAGACCAACTTGATTTTATAGCTGGAGCATTAATCTTAGCATCATTATTCACAACAATAACCTGGGAAACTGTATCAATAATAGCTGTTCTTACTTTAATAATACATCTTATATCAAATATAATAGCTTATTTAGCAGGCATGAAAGACGTTTGGTACTAA
- a CDS encoding resolvase, which yields MTSNNNDTDYIIDDNEDENNTIHISSQLSSKMIVELMDEYPDLKKITCPPSLYKRISKKYLEVLEELGIEVEIKYNWGTRKKYKDEMKEEVINLIKEGEDPSKIAEKFNLPVKTIYYLKNTKKDEKISIKLGKKSKYSDATITKIKNLAKSGISPKKISKQEKIPLRTVYYIINKK from the coding sequence ATGACTTCAAATAATAATGATACAGATTATATCATAGACGATAATGAAGATGAAAATAATACTATTCATATTAGTTCTCAATTAAGTTCAAAAATGATTGTGGAATTAATGGATGAATATCCTGATTTAAAAAAGATAACTTGCCCCCCTAGTTTATACAAACGAATTTCAAAAAAATATCTAGAAGTATTAGAAGAATTAGGAATAGAAGTTGAAATAAAGTATAATTGGGGAACTAGAAAGAAATATAAAGATGAAATGAAGGAAGAAGTTATTAATCTAATAAAAGAAGGTGAAGACCCTTCTAAAATAGCTGAAAAGTTTAATCTTCCTGTTAAAACTATTTATTATCTTAAAAATACTAAAAAAGATGAAAAAATTTCTATAAAATTAGGGAAAAAAAGCAAATATAGCGATGCTACAATTACAAAAATTAAAAATCTAGCTAAATCTGGAATATCTCCAAAAAAAATTTCTAAACAAGAAAAAATTCCTTTAAGAACAGTTTATTATATTATCAACAAGAAATAA
- a CDS encoding DUF166 family protein, which translates to MRIFILSSGEYGSKIVNGIATHGLASNIVGIHEFPSSEDLPEFIDDVSEYIPKNIPEADLIIAVGTFGDINMVIPDVARTSGAKSIIVPIYHPQQIPLGLQNEIKSELDDDMTIVFPKPFCSLTPIGDKFIDEFAEVFGKPEFEIETSNPSDEIDLDSNISSVKVIRGAPCGASHFIAENLIGVSVKDAEFEANNKLHNFPCSASMATDNITGDTVLHLASYRTKEAIKRALGFTCRVAMVDADDCEGLEECENACLNSCPNVLTGVETIYHGENGKAVIDPASCGVCEICVNECPYGAIYIYDNKVPIKKE; encoded by the coding sequence ATGAGAATTTTCATACTTAGTTCTGGAGAATATGGTTCTAAAATAGTCAATGGAATAGCTACGCATGGTCTTGCATCTAATATTGTTGGAATACATGAATTTCCATCATCTGAAGACTTACCTGAATTTATTGATGATGTTAGTGAATATATACCAAAAAACATTCCTGAAGCAGATTTGATAATAGCTGTTGGAACCTTTGGTGATATAAATATGGTTATTCCGGATGTAGCTAGAACTTCTGGAGCTAAATCTATCATTGTTCCGATTTACCATCCACAACAAATACCTCTAGGACTTCAAAATGAGATAAAATCTGAGTTAGATGATGATATGACTATTGTCTTTCCAAAACCATTTTGTAGTCTTACTCCAATAGGAGATAAGTTTATAGATGAATTTGCAGAAGTATTTGGAAAACCAGAATTTGAAATCGAAACCTCTAATCCTTCTGATGAAATAGATTTAGATAGTAATATAAGTTCTGTAAAAGTTATTAGAGGAGCTCCTTGTGGAGCTAGTCATTTTATAGCAGAAAATTTGATAGGGGTCTCTGTTAAAGATGCAGAATTTGAAGCTAATAATAAACTCCATAATTTTCCATGTTCTGCTTCAATGGCTACTGATAACATAACTGGAGATACAGTACTTCACTTAGCTAGCTATAGAACAAAAGAAGCTATAAAAAGAGCATTAGGTTTTACTTGTAGGGTTGCTATGGTTGATGCTGATGATTGTGAAGGACTAGAAGAATGTGAAAATGCATGTTTAAATTCTTGCCCTAATGTATTAACTGGTGTAGAAACTATTTATCATGGAGAAAATGGTAAAGCAGTTATAGATCCAGCTAGCTGTGGGGTTTGTGAAATATGTGTTAATGAATGTCCTTATGGAGCAATATATATTTATGATAATAAAGTTCCTATTAAAAAAGAATAA
- a CDS encoding methyl-coenzyme M reductase family protein has product MSDVNMYDLLLFTGGVYKFDEFKEFIDDVGGLIIEMESFKVNRGMYFLSEEMKVLLIVPEEEKEIIKSFAKEIKGSIEPVLMENKEIEKVVLIFEIYKKLQIDELLNMEEINKHLLNKPDFINLKDCNLENICNEEGFLEKINELLILMEEMSIIKSFEKNELIHYKINKQNNKSEK; this is encoded by the coding sequence ATGTCAGATGTTAATATGTATGACTTATTACTATTTACTGGAGGAGTCTATAAATTTGATGAATTTAAAGAATTTATAGATGATGTTGGTGGATTAATAATTGAAATGGAAAGTTTCAAAGTAAATAGGGGAATGTATTTTTTAAGCGAAGAGATGAAGGTTCTTCTTATTGTACCTGAAGAAGAAAAAGAAATAATTAAATCTTTTGCTAAAGAAATTAAAGGATCTATTGAACCTGTATTGATGGAAAATAAAGAAATTGAAAAAGTAGTTTTAATATTTGAAATATATAAAAAGCTACAAATAGATGAACTCTTAAATATGGAAGAGATTAACAAACATTTATTAAACAAACCTGACTTTATTAATCTTAAAGATTGTAACTTAGAAAACATATGTAATGAAGAAGGATTCCTTGAAAAGATAAATGAACTTTTAATTCTAATGGAAGAAATGAGTATTATAAAATCTTTTGAGAAAAATGAATTAATTCATTATAAAATAAATAAACAAAACAATAAAAGTGAAAAATAG
- a CDS encoding hydantoinase/oxoprolinase family protein, translating to MKIAGFDIGGANTDLAIVDFDDNTHEIKNIATDFEYLPMWSNKEDLGDTLLNLIQKTDVSDGGIDSIDGIGISMTAELVDAYETKKEGVLDIANKTKEAFENISSKNIPIAFIGTNNVLSIEEIQKNPLEIAAANWIATAEIAAKIDPNCIFIDTGSTTTDIIPVKNGKECAKGRSDYERLATGELVYTGTLRTNLASFLDEIKFDDKDFNVASELFAITADVYNVLDKITIDDYVCHTCDGAGKSKEESARRISRVLCADLDILSFDDIVKISKYIHKKQVQQIANSLSKVAKRENLDLIVTTGLGKDILAKEAGNLLNFKIKSMDEILTDEECVVAPAIGTAVMVEEYLSKI from the coding sequence ATGAAAATTGCTGGTTTTGATATTGGTGGTGCAAATACTGACTTGGCTATTGTTGATTTTGATGATAATACTCATGAAATCAAAAATATAGCTACTGATTTCGAATATCTTCCTATGTGGAGTAATAAAGAGGATTTGGGAGACACATTACTGAATCTGATTCAAAAAACTGATGTTAGTGATGGTGGAATTGATTCTATAGATGGAATTGGTATTTCTATGACTGCTGAGCTTGTAGATGCTTATGAAACTAAAAAAGAAGGAGTTTTAGATATAGCTAATAAAACTAAAGAGGCTTTTGAAAATATTTCCTCAAAAAACATTCCAATTGCATTCATTGGAACAAATAATGTTTTATCTATAGAAGAAATACAAAAAAACCCTCTTGAAATAGCTGCTGCAAATTGGATAGCTACTGCGGAAATAGCTGCTAAAATTGATCCTAATTGTATTTTTATTGATACTGGAAGTACTACTACAGATATTATTCCTGTAAAAAATGGAAAAGAATGTGCTAAAGGTAGGTCTGACTATGAAAGATTAGCTACAGGTGAGCTTGTTTATACTGGAACTCTTAGAACTAACTTAGCTAGCTTTTTAGATGAAATTAAATTTGATGATAAAGATTTTAATGTAGCATCAGAGCTTTTTGCCATTACTGCAGATGTCTATAACGTTTTAGATAAAATAACTATTGATGATTATGTTTGCCATACTTGTGATGGTGCTGGAAAGTCAAAAGAAGAATCTGCAAGACGTATTTCAAGAGTTCTTTGTGCTGATTTAGATATTCTATCTTTCGATGATATTGTTAAAATTTCTAAATATATTCACAAAAAGCAAGTCCAACAAATAGCTAATTCTCTTAGTAAAGTAGCAAAAAGAGAAAATTTAGATTTAATTGTAACAACTGGTCTTGGAAAAGATATATTAGCTAAAGAAGCAGGGAATTTATTAAATTTTAAGATTAAATCTATGGATGAAATCTTAACTGATGAAGAATGTGTGGTTGCTCCAGCTATTGGAACAGCTGTCATGGTAGAAGAATATTTAAGTAAAATTTAG
- a CDS encoding glycosyltransferase 4 family protein, translating to MPRLIHKLEKANIIGKDIHKSAKPIVAEMGGIGILFGFIIGIFAGIYLHPILTFQLSIVLLVILLVGIIGMVDDLLTLSSKEKFILLFLAGIPLIWIAPPNVGLLYLILIPIALSIVANLTNMLAGLNGIESGLGVIAMTSLTISCIILGKYDVAIISMSMLGALIAFLLYNKYPSRVFPGDTGTLIIGAAIAAIAFIGRMKLIAFIVLIPNIIDAAMKFYSAGIMERQQHNPTQVNGDGKLIIPDQGFKSLIRLVLRKPISEKEAVRIIWGIGIVFGILGILVAIILPDIIGNTTLAQFIKYKDVLYYLFDF from the coding sequence ATGCCAAGATTAATCCATAAACTCGAAAAAGCAAATATTATTGGAAAAGATATACATAAATCTGCAAAACCAATAGTAGCTGAAATGGGTGGAATTGGAATATTATTTGGTTTTATTATTGGAATATTTGCTGGTATATATTTACATCCTATTTTAACATTTCAATTAAGTATAGTTCTTCTTGTTATTCTTCTTGTAGGAATAATTGGTATGGTAGATGACTTATTAACATTATCATCAAAAGAAAAATTTATTTTACTATTTTTAGCTGGTATCCCATTAATATGGATTGCTCCTCCAAATGTAGGGCTGTTATATCTCATTTTAATCCCAATTGCTCTTTCAATAGTAGCTAACCTCACAAATATGTTAGCAGGTTTAAATGGAATTGAATCTGGTCTTGGTGTAATAGCTATGACCTCATTAACTATTTCATGTATAATTCTTGGAAAGTATGATGTTGCGATTATTAGTATGAGTATGCTAGGAGCACTTATTGCATTTTTACTATATAATAAATATCCTTCTAGAGTTTTTCCAGGAGATACTGGAACTTTAATTATTGGAGCTGCAATAGCTGCAATAGCTTTTATTGGAAGAATGAAATTAATTGCATTCATAGTCCTTATACCAAATATCATTGATGCAGCTATGAAATTTTATAGTGCGGGTATTATGGAAAGACAACAACATAATCCTACCCAAGTTAACGGTGATGGAAAGCTTATAATACCAGATCAAGGTTTCAAATCTTTAATCCGTTTAGTCCTCAGAAAACCAATCAGTGAAAAAGAGGCTGTGAGAATTATTTGGGGAATTGGAATTGTTTTTGGTATACTTGGAATTCTTGTAGCTATAATTCTCCCCGACATAATTGGAAATACAACACTAGCTCAATTTATTAAATATAAAGATGTTTTATATTATTTATTTGATTTTTAG
- the tes gene encoding tetraether lipid synthase Tes, with protein sequence MFIKKTMSLCPTCFKPVEAEVYEKDGKIWIKKECPEHGSFDNTYWTNAELYKRVNDFDPSIKPIKNPQVDANANKDGLGCPNNCGICSDHETSTVLGLIDVTNRCNLKCPVCFANAAVSKKLYEPTFEEIGQMLDNLKNLKPTPTPAIQYAGGEPTVRNDIVELVKLAKEKDFSHTQIATNGLRLARKESLAQELADAGLNTVYLQFDGVTEEPYIYNRGKNILPQKIQAIENCRKAGLGVVLVPTLVKGINDDQVGDIIQFAIKNIDVIHGVNFQPVSFAGRTPQDQVEEQRITIPDFIDLVSQQSNNQVDEDDFYPPSSVEPISHFIGALEGEEPSVTLNCHQHCGIATYIFIDDGKIIPVTKFIDVDRFLNFLDENAERLEEGGFAIKPRVLAKATREIPKVLDRSKAPESLDISKILVNVFKDRSYEALGDFHHNSLLISCMHFMDPFNFDEDRVKKCVIHYAVPDGRIIPFCTMNSMYRQEIEEEFSVPFKKE encoded by the coding sequence GTGTTTATTAAAAAAACAATGAGTTTATGTCCGACTTGCTTTAAACCAGTAGAAGCAGAAGTTTATGAAAAAGATGGGAAAATTTGGATAAAAAAAGAATGTCCTGAACATGGGAGCTTTGATAATACTTATTGGACTAATGCAGAGCTTTATAAACGTGTCAATGATTTTGATCCTTCTATAAAACCAATAAAAAATCCTCAAGTAGATGCAAATGCAAATAAAGATGGTTTAGGATGTCCAAATAACTGTGGAATATGTAGTGATCATGAAACATCTACTGTACTTGGGCTTATTGATGTAACTAATAGATGTAATCTTAAATGTCCTGTATGTTTTGCTAATGCTGCTGTTTCTAAAAAACTTTATGAACCTACTTTTGAAGAAATTGGACAGATGTTAGACAACTTAAAAAATCTCAAACCTACTCCTACTCCTGCAATTCAATATGCTGGTGGGGAACCAACTGTTAGAAATGATATAGTTGAACTTGTTAAGTTAGCTAAAGAAAAAGATTTTTCTCACACTCAGATTGCTACCAATGGTTTAAGATTAGCTAGAAAAGAAAGTTTGGCTCAAGAATTAGCTGATGCTGGACTTAATACTGTTTATCTTCAATTTGATGGTGTAACTGAAGAACCATATATTTATAATCGTGGAAAAAATATTCTTCCACAGAAAATTCAAGCTATTGAAAACTGTAGAAAGGCTGGTCTTGGAGTAGTTTTAGTTCCAACTTTAGTTAAAGGAATTAACGATGATCAAGTAGGAGATATAATTCAATTTGCTATTAAAAATATTGATGTTATTCATGGAGTAAATTTCCAACCTGTTTCATTTGCAGGTAGAACTCCTCAAGATCAAGTTGAAGAACAGAGAATTACTATCCCTGATTTCATTGATTTAGTTAGTCAACAAAGTAATAATCAAGTTGATGAAGACGATTTCTATCCTCCTTCTTCAGTGGAACCAATATCTCATTTTATTGGAGCTCTTGAAGGTGAAGAACCATCTGTAACTTTAAATTGTCATCAACACTGTGGTATAGCTACTTATATCTTTATTGATGATGGCAAAATCATTCCAGTTACAAAGTTCATTGATGTTGATAGATTCTTGAATTTCCTTGATGAAAATGCTGAAAGATTAGAAGAAGGTGGGTTTGCAATTAAACCTAGGGTATTAGCTAAAGCTACAAGAGAAATCCCAAAAGTTTTAGATAGAAGTAAAGCTCCAGAATCATTAGATATATCTAAAATATTAGTCAATGTATTTAAAGATAGATCTTACGAAGCTTTAGGAGACTTCCACCATAATTCATTACTTATTTCTTGCATGCATTTCATGGATCCGTTTAATTTTGATGAAGATAGGGTTAAAAAATGTGTAATTCACTATGCAGTTCCTGATGGTCGTATAATACCATTCTGTACTATGAATTCAATGTATAGGCAAGAAATTGAAGAAGAATTTTCAGTTCCATTTAAAAAAGAATAA
- the cobM gene encoding precorrin-4 C(11)-methyltransferase: MKGKVIFVGAGPGNPKLLTIGGYQAIENADIIIYAGSLVNPEVLNHRKDDSEVYNSASLDLNEIIAIIEEGIANNKSIARVHTGDPSIYGAIGEQIRELKKRNIEYEIIPGVSSVFATAATLEAELTLPEISQTVIITRPEGRTPKPKEESLASLATHQATMCIFLGIGMIDKVVKELKEGHNGKEGYNDDTPIAVVRKASWEDELIIRGTLSTIAEKVKEANITKTAMIVVGDVLNPGEFQASKLYDPNFKHEYR; encoded by the coding sequence ATGAAAGGAAAAGTGATTTTTGTTGGTGCAGGCCCGGGTAACCCTAAACTATTAACCATTGGTGGTTATCAAGCTATTGAAAATGCAGATATTATTATATATGCAGGTTCACTTGTTAATCCAGAGGTTTTAAATCATAGAAAAGATGATTCAGAAGTATATAATAGTGCATCACTTGATTTAAATGAAATAATAGCTATTATAGAAGAAGGAATAGCTAATAACAAAAGTATAGCTAGAGTCCATACTGGAGATCCTTCAATTTATGGGGCAATTGGTGAACAGATAAGAGAGTTAAAAAAACGAAATATTGAATATGAAATAATACCTGGAGTTAGCTCTGTATTTGCAACTGCAGCTACCCTTGAAGCTGAACTTACACTTCCAGAAATTTCACAAACTGTAATTATCACTAGGCCTGAAGGTAGAACACCAAAACCAAAAGAAGAAAGTTTAGCTAGTTTAGCTACACATCAAGCTACAATGTGTATTTTCCTTGGAATTGGAATGATAGATAAAGTAGTAAAAGAACTAAAAGAAGGTCACAATGGAAAAGAAGGATATAATGATGATACTCCAATAGCTGTAGTTAGAAAAGCTTCATGGGAAGATGAATTAATTATCAGAGGAACATTATCAACTATTGCAGAAAAAGTCAAAGAAGCTAATATTACTAAAACAGCTATGATAGTAGTTGGAGATGTACTTAATCCTGGAGAGTTCCAAGCATCCAAACTATATGATCCTAATTTTAAACATGAATATAGGTAA
- a CDS encoding ATP-grasp domain-containing protein — protein sequence MVSNNSKKSDSILVFEYYTASGIKDPTIISEAVALIESLLNDLSSFLPENNLDVHFLVSNDFADIGNSCGFIKNDNNDNNNELNNKKFNNSEFDNSESSNKKYGNKIIIDTKLENWLEENISSFDSCIFISAEENMNLYNLTKLIEDNNVKIYGSDSDSTLLCSNKYSTFKYLQGIVNQPKTFRFTVCDESPWKISIKNMLEFFDNNANNVNNDGNDSTTNNDSNDDEFKLIVKPIHGVDCQNMVLISNEEDIAKISETYEENSEILVQEFISGENLSVSLISDGKTAIPLTLNKQYLEINNENQKYLGGELPYNHPLKETAFSIAKKAVESIEGIKGFVGVDLIVKNYDDLDNPINPINPINSINSNNINNSNNHTKDFYFLEINSRFTTPYVGISKIAKFNIGRTIIKLLDNKIAIDSIQECTNSIDSNYVKFKKIGNDLDIEIL from the coding sequence ATGGTTTCCAACAATTCAAAAAAATCAGATTCAATATTAGTATTTGAATATTACACGGCTTCTGGAATAAAGGATCCAACAATAATATCTGAAGCTGTAGCTTTAATTGAATCTTTATTAAATGATTTAAGTTCATTTTTACCTGAAAATAACTTAGATGTCCATTTTCTTGTTTCAAATGATTTTGCAGATATTGGAAATAGCTGTGGATTTATAAAAAATGATAATAATGATAATAATAATGAATTGAATAATAAAAAATTTAATAACTCTGAATTTGATAATAGTGAATCTTCTAATAAAAAATATGGAAATAAGATTATTATAGATACAAAATTAGAAAATTGGTTAGAAGAAAATATAAGTAGTTTTGATAGCTGTATATTTATTTCTGCTGAAGAAAATATGAATCTTTATAACTTAACTAAGTTAATTGAAGATAATAATGTTAAGATTTATGGTTCTGATTCTGATTCTACTTTATTATGTTCTAATAAATATTCAACTTTTAAATATCTTCAAGGTATTGTAAATCAACCAAAAACCTTTCGTTTCACTGTTTGTGATGAAAGTCCATGGAAAATATCTATTAAAAATATGTTAGAATTTTTTGATAATAATGCTAATAATGTTAATAATGATGGTAATGATAGTACTACTAATAATGATAGTAATGATGATGAGTTTAAACTAATTGTCAAACCAATTCATGGTGTAGATTGTCAAAATATGGTTCTTATATCAAATGAGGAGGATATAGCTAAAATTTCTGAAACTTATGAAGAAAATTCAGAAATATTGGTTCAAGAATTTATTTCTGGAGAAAATTTAAGTGTTAGCTTAATATCTGATGGTAAGACAGCTATTCCCCTTACTTTAAATAAGCAATATTTAGAGATAAATAATGAAAATCAGAAGTATCTTGGTGGTGAACTTCCATATAATCATCCTTTAAAAGAAACTGCATTTTCAATAGCTAAAAAAGCTGTTGAGTCAATTGAAGGTATAAAAGGATTTGTTGGTGTTGATTTAATTGTAAAAAACTATGATGATCTAGATAATCCTATTAACCCTATTAATCCTATTAATTCTATTAATTCCAATAATATTAATAATTCTAATAATCATACAAAAGACTTTTATTTTTTAGAAATAAATTCAAGGTTTACAACACCTTATGTTGGTATAAGTAAAATTGCTAAGTTTAATATAGGAAGAACAATAATTAAATTATTGGATAATAAAATAGCTATTGATTCAATACAAGAATGTACTAATAGTATTGATTCTAATTATGTTAAATTTAAGAAAATTGGTAATGATTTAGATATTGAAATTTTATAA
- the hacB gene encoding homoaconitase small subunit: protein MDKIEGKVWKFGNNIDTDVIIPGRYLRTFDPKDLALHVMAGERDDFAKNVQEGDIIVADDNFGCGSSREQAPVAIKAAGISVIIAKSFARIFYRNAINIGLPVIKADIEADEGDILSVDLKKGIVINESTNKTFEIEPFKEFMLNILNDGGLVNHYLKEKE from the coding sequence ATGGATAAAATAGAAGGAAAAGTTTGGAAATTTGGAAATAACATTGATACTGATGTTATCATACCTGGAAGGTATTTAAGAACATTTGATCCAAAAGATCTTGCTCTCCATGTAATGGCTGGTGAGAGAGATGATTTTGCAAAAAATGTTCAAGAAGGAGATATTATTGTAGCTGATGATAACTTTGGTTGTGGATCTTCTAGAGAACAAGCACCAGTAGCTATCAAAGCAGCTGGAATTTCAGTTATAATAGCTAAATCATTTGCAAGAATCTTTTATAGAAATGCTATTAATATTGGTCTTCCAGTGATTAAAGCAGATATCGAAGCTGATGAAGGAGATATTTTGTCAGTTGACTTAAAAAAGGGCATTGTTATCAATGAATCAACTAATAAAACCTTTGAAATAGAACCATTTAAAGAATTCATGTTAAACATCCTAAATGATGGAGGATTAGTAAATCATTATCTTAAAGAAAAAGAATAA
- a CDS encoding beta-ribofuranosylaminobenzene 5'-phosphate synthase yields the protein MMIIKTPSRLHMTLIDLNGSYGRADGGIGLTIDKPNFTLRCESADKGITIDFNENITDEEIKKEAINKIGISAEKITSHFNFEKGFHFTVEEAYPPHSGLGSGTQMSLATAKLICEYNNTNMDSIGLGAILGRGGSSGIGMGAFDYGGFIVDGGHDLKDKEGSVLPSSVRPAKPPQLIGRYDFPKDWEVVVGISKADTTVTGMKEDDIFEKYCPVPKNEVEQLSHIIFMNLIPFLLEENIQSVGDSINRIQKLGFKNVEVTRQAQNVRDLMDNMRQFGAYGVGMSSFGPAVYGLIDKNNKDVFEATEEYLGEDGFVFKAKAQNHGYELKK from the coding sequence ATGATGATTATTAAAACTCCATCAAGGCTTCATATGACACTCATTGATTTAAATGGGTCATATGGCAGAGCAGATGGTGGTATTGGTTTAACCATAGATAAACCTAACTTCACTCTTCGTTGTGAATCAGCTGATAAAGGTATAACTATTGATTTTAATGAAAATATCACTGATGAAGAGATAAAAAAGGAAGCTATTAATAAAATAGGCATTTCTGCTGAAAAAATTACTTCTCATTTTAATTTTGAGAAAGGTTTTCATTTTACTGTTGAAGAAGCTTATCCTCCACATTCAGGACTAGGTTCTGGAACTCAAATGTCATTAGCTACAGCTAAATTGATTTGTGAATATAACAATACTAATATGGATAGTATTGGTCTTGGAGCTATTCTTGGAAGAGGAGGTAGTTCTGGTATTGGAATGGGTGCTTTTGATTATGGTGGATTTATTGTAGATGGTGGTCATGATTTAAAAGACAAAGAAGGATCAGTTTTACCTTCTTCTGTTCGCCCTGCTAAACCACCTCAATTAATAGGTAGATATGATTTTCCAAAGGATTGGGAAGTTGTTGTAGGTATTTCAAAGGCAGATACAACTGTTACAGGGATGAAAGAAGATGATATTTTTGAAAAATATTGTCCTGTTCCTAAAAATGAAGTTGAACAGTTATCTCATATTATTTTTATGAACTTAATTCCATTTCTTTTAGAAGAAAACATACAGTCTGTTGGGGATTCAATTAATAGAATTCAAAAACTTGGTTTTAAAAATGTTGAAGTAACTCGCCAAGCTCAAAATGTCAGAGACTTAATGGATAATATGCGGCAATTCGGTGCTTATGGTGTAGGAATGAGTTCGTTTGGTCCAGCTGTTTATGGCTTGATTGATAAAAATAATAAAGATGTTTTTGAAGCTACTGAAGAGTATCTAGGAGAAGATGGTTTTGTTTTCAAAGCAAAAGCCCAAAACCATGGTTATGAACTTAAAAAATAG